The genomic region GCTCATAGCCCCACGTCTCCGGGAGCATGAGCACTATGAAGCGGTTATCGAGCTGCCAGCTCTCAAATACCCTGAACTCGTTGATTATCGGCAGGCGCTTGACATCTTCCACCAGCGCCTCGCCTATCATGCTATCCACGGCAGTTATGCTCTGCCGCGTCGGCACGAGGCGCCGGGACTTTTTAGCGCCAAACGCCCCCATGCTAAACGCCCTCTGGATGCGAGTAACCAGCACGTCATGGCCATAAAGGCTGAGCACCGCATCCCTTGCCGGCAGGTCCGTGTCATAATGTGCCTTCTCCAGGCGTTGGTCAAGCCTAAAGTTGCCCATCTCCATTTTCTTGAGGGGGGCAGACGGCCCGAATGGCTGCACCTCGTCGTCAAGCTCGATGCGGCCAGCGGGCTTCCTATAGAACTCGGCGCTCGTGTCTATCGGCCTGTCCGCCATGGACAATAGCTGCAGGTCTTCTACAATTTTAGTGAAATGGTCGATTTTTTTGACGTTAACCCTGTAAAGCCCTCTTACCAGCGAGCTTCGCATGGACACGATGTCATCGATGCTCTTGCCCAGCCACATCTCAGGGGTGTCGAGCTCCGACGTGTCGCCAAGGATTGGCGGCAGAAGAGGGCCGATGGAGACGGCAGGATATCCATAGCGCCCTACGAACACGCCCGGAGCAGAGCCCCGTATGAAGGCGTTATCAATAAACTGCTTCTGCCTGACTGCCGCATAATATTTTACCAGAAGGGGGCACCTGGCCTTGGCGCAGAGCATCTTCGCGCCCTTACACTCGACGCACAGAGGGCGCTCCCGCTCGCCAAGAAAGCCTGCGCTCTCATGCCCACTGAAAAAGGGATTATCGAATCTGCCGGCGAAAATCGGCGTGCTATCCATCATTAATGACATGGGCGGATGCACGATATATAATCATCCAAAGTGGCATGAAAGTAATTCTAACGCTCATGATGCCCTGGCAAGCTCCTTCTGAACGATAGGATGCCTTATGATGGCCTCCACCTCATCAAGTGGTATCTTCAACGAAGATGCCAGCCCTCTCTTGAACTCATCCATCTTAAGGCCCCCGTTATGGCGCTTCACCTTAAGCATGCTGACCGCCAGCTTAATCCGGTGGTCCCTCTCACGTATCTGGTAGGCACGGATGGCCCTTAAAAAGTCTATCTTGCGGAACTCCGGCCAATACGGGGCGGAGATGTAGATTGCGCACTCGTTGCCGCTGGCCTGCCACGGAAGGAAGTTCGAGGTCCGCTCATCCCCGCCAGTGCGGATGATGAGGTCCACCTGCGAACGGGTCTCAGCGCCAAAGTACAGGTACCTGTCCACGACGCTCTCCGTAATGCTCTCCGGGGACAGCGTGCCGTTTTTAACGTCCATTGCCATCTTCCGGGCGCCATCGATTATCTCCTGCCGGCCTCCGTAGGCTACAGCGATGTTCAGGTAAAACCTGTCATAGCCAGCCGTGACGGCCTCAGTAAGGGCTATCTCATCCTTCACATCCTGAGGAAGCAGGGAGATATCGCCCACCGAGCGTATCCTGAGCCTCGACTCATGCGTCTTCCTATCGTCCCTAGCCTTACGGCAAAAATACTTAAAGAGGTCGAAGAGGGCTTTTTTCTCATTCTCGGGGCGCTTAAAGTTCTCCGTAGAAAACGCGTACAGCGTAAGCTGCCTTATCCCCAGCTCCTTGCACCATTCCAGTACCTTTTCCGTGGTGTCGGCGCCGCGCAGGTGGCCCTGCTCTGCGGGCTGGCCGAGCTTTTTCGCGTAGCGCCGGTTGCCATCCTGGATTATCGCAACATGCTGCGGGACCGGGTGCCTCAACACCTCCTTCTTTATCGAATGCTCATACCACCGGTATAGTATGGGTATATGCTCATACCAGCCTACCGATAGGTTCCACAGAAAGTACTTGAAATTCATATAAAAGTCAGCTTGTATCGTCGAGCGCCTCTTTCACGAGCCGCTTGTACTTCTCCTTGATGGAGTACATGTTATGGTCGCCCGTGACGTCCACGCTCAATATCCCCGTCTTCGAGCCCATAAGCCCGACCATGGCCGGGGTGCCCTTGTTTTTCACGTCAAAGTGCTGTTCCCTGAGCTTATCGTCGATATCCTTCGTCTCGTATGGCCCGCCCTCCAGGAATATCTTCAGGACGGCCCTGCGCCGGCCGTCCTTATCCCTGCTCAGGTAATCTTTGATGCGGGAGAGCACCAATTCGTCTTCAGAGCTATTCAGGGTCACCACTTCCAAGCATATTCATAACGGTATCCTCTCCACGACGAGCCCGCCTTCCATCGGGTATCGCTCGACGATCGAGCCCTGCCAGCCGGCAGCGCCACGGGCCTTGCAGAGGCCTTCGAGCGCCCACCACGCCATATCAATCCTATCATCGTATAGCCGGTACAGCCGCCGTGGGGTCTTCATCTCTTTTATCATACGGAGAGCATCCGCAATATTACCTTTAATTTCCCCGTATATAATTGTTCCATCAGCGCTTATCTCGTCAAAGGGCCTGGCCGTGTTGCGCGCCACGCGTTTAATGCGCTCACGCAGCTGTACTGCGTCCTTGAAGCGTGAAGAGCAATATCTACTATTTGCTATATTATTTAAAACTATCTCGTGTCCGATCTTTTCGCTCCCCTGCGCCGCATTGGATGTATCATCCCTAAGGGTATAGCCCCTCTCCTTCAAAGCCATGTAGTTCGTATCCGAGAACTCCAGCTCGTTCAGGTTCAGGAATCCCTTGGCCTTGCTGACTGCGGCGATAATTTCAGGCACAGGCTTTATGGCGGGTATCTCCACGCCCGCGTCCATCCCGAGATCTTTAGAGCGATTGAGCGCCCTATTAAACTCCGTCTCCCTGAAGCGGTCCCACTCCTCCATGGGGGGATGGAACCTGATTTCGTCGAGGCCGGCTTCGGCCAGCTTCTGTAGGACATCATCAGGAGGCGCGATGCCCGTGTACAGGTGGATGTGATGCCGCTCGCCGAAATGGCCTTTTAGAAGCTTTATATAGTGCAGCGTCCGGTCAAGCCTGAGCAGCGGCTCCCCTCCCGTGATGCCCGTGCCCAGCGCGCTCATCAGCCTTGCTTCCTCTATGGCATCGCTATCGCTTTTAACGAGCCGCTCATTGGCGTAGACGATATCCTTGCCCTTTCGCCCCTCCGAGAGCGGGCAGTAGAAGCAATCCCTGGCGCAGGCTCCCGTCACGAATAAAACCATCTTCGCGCCCTTACAGCATAGGCGGCAGCCCCTGCACATTTTCGTGTACATGGAGCCCGTAGCGTCCACATTTATCCTGCTCATATATAAGTAAAGTTTCTAATGAAATGGCAAAGTTAAATACATTTTTATGGCATATCCAGGCTTTTAGCGATGCCTAGCTATCCTTACTTGCCTCTATGACCTGCATTTTCCACCCATTCGCAGCGCCTAGCTCCTCGAAGAGCTGGCTTATCTTAGAAGGGTTGCCATCCCACAGGATGGAGAGGTCCACGTCTCCACTCTTAAGGCCCTCTGATATGTTGATGGCCAGGCGGCGGAGCGCTTTCCGCCTGGAAAATGGCACGCTAAAGATGGTCTTATAGGTCGAGGGGCCGGCCTTCGAGTAAGAGACGACAACGTAGTCGTCCAGCCGCAGGCGGTTGATATCGTCATACCTGCACATCGTCTCATACTCGTAGGCTATGCTCGAATCCACCCTTGAGAGAGACAGCAGTATCTTGGCGAGGACGTCCCTGTCCAGCCCTTTTTTCATGCTGACAGTCACCTTGCCTATGGTACATGTTATCCTGGCGCTCTTATCAGCGTGCTCAAGGATATACAGCGTAGTATCGGTCTTCTGCTCAAGGTCGGCGGGCATTGTATCCCCTAGCCTTTAATATACGGGCTTATTAAAAGGCGTAGCTTTCGCCTGGCACTTGCTGGTATGGCGTTCTCGCTGGTGGTAATGGCCCCCTCCAGGGCATGCCTGCACTGGCAATCGCCCATGTCGGCGAGCCGCTTAACCGAGCTTCTTATGATGTCCTGCACGGCTTGCTCGTTCTTCGCGGCATTCTCGATGACCTGGCTGATGGTCACGGACTCCTCGTGCCACACGTCGTAGTCAGTGACGGTGGCTATTATGGCGAAGCACATCTCCGCCTCGCGGGCCAGCTTGGCCTCGGGCTGGGCGGTCATGCCGATGACGTCGAAGCCCAGCTTCCTGTAGACGTTGGACTCGGCCTTCGTGGAGAACTGGGGCCCTTCCATGCACAGGTATGTGCCCTTATCATGCGTGCGATACTTTTTAGATGAGACCTCGTAGAGTATGCGCGACAGTTCCGGGCAGAAGGGGTCGGCAAGGCCTATGTGTACCACGATATCGTCAAAGAAAGTCGAGGCTCGCTTACACGTGCGGTCATATACCTGGTCGGGTATAACGATGTCGAGGGGCCTGTAATCCTCCCTGAGGCTGCCTACCGCCGAGGCCGAGATGACGTGAGTCACGCCAAGCTTCTTCATGCCGTAGATGTTCGCGCGATAGTTAAGGGTCGAGGGGGAATACCTGTGGCCCCGGCCGTGCCTGGAAAGGAACACGGTCTCGACGCCGTCTATCTCGCCCAGCATATAGGAATCGCTGGGAGGCCCGAAAGGCGTCCTTACTTTCTTCTCTTCCACCTTATCGAACATCGAGGGGTTATAGATGCCACTACCCCCGATTATGCCAACCTTAACCATAAGACTCGCCTCCATTCAATGAACGACGGGCTCCCATAGGCCTTCGCCCACCGACCTTATGAGGCCCCTGTACTCCATCTCCTCCAGCACTTCGGTAAGCCTGCCTGGCTGGGTGATCTCAAAATATGTCGGCTCTATCTGGTGGTGTCTCTTCAAGCCCAGCTTAATGTCCTCTATAGTCCAGACCTTGAGGCTATCCTTCATCATGAGCTGGCTGGTGACGTCGCACATGTCCTCCATGAAGTTCCAGGGGAAGACGACCCAGGCCCACTCGTCCAGCACTTCGCCCACGTAGTCGGCCTTCGTCTGGGAGCAAAGCAGGTGCTGGAGGGTGGCCGTCCTGACCTCCTTTGGGCTGTACCTGGAAATGTACTCGCGGGCGAACATCATGCTCTTCCCAGTGTCCGAAATATCGTCTACGATTAGCACGTTCTTCCCCTTAATCATGTTCTCCTCTACCGGATACCTTATCTTCGGGCCGCCGCCCGCCGTCGCCGTGCCCGTATAATGCTCAATCTTGAGGCTTATGAGGTCGCTCAGGTTTAGGAAGTCGCACAGTACCCTTCCTGCGAACCATCCACCCCTTGCCAGCGCAACTATTACGTCAGGCTTATACCCCGAGCTTCTCACGTCCTTGGAGATTTTCCGGCAGAGCCTATAGATGTAATCCCAGTTAGTGATGACACACTTGAAATTTTCAGGAAGCGCCATGCTTTCACCAACGATTAAGCAATAATATAAGATTAGTATGCCTCAAAAATATTTAAGCATATACTGTCTCGAACGATAAAGCTCTTATACTTAAAATTAAGTATCTCAAATCCAATTATTAAGCAGAATGATTCAAAATGACTGGAATTAAAAGATTGGTATTAGATGTATTGAAGCCCCATCAGCCCTCCATACTGGAGCTGGCGAAGGCAATCGCCGCTTTGAAGCACGTTAATGGCGTCAACCTTAGCCTCTACGAGGTCGATACGCAGACTGAGAACATCAAGATAACCGTCGAAGGCGTCAACATAGATTTCGACGAGCTGCAGCGCGTCATCGAGGACATGGGCGCAGTCATACACAGCATCGATGAGGTCGCAGCGGGCATAAAGCTCGTCGAGGAAGTCGAGACGCTGCAGGACCGCTGATTTTTGATAGCTATGGTACTAGAGGAAAGCGAGAGGGGCAGGTATATCATATTGGGGACGATTGACGGCATTTTGGCCATACTTGGCATCATCGTAGGCCTGTCCTCCACAACCGTTGACGCTGGAGTGATTATTAAGGCGGCCCTTGGCGGCGGCATCGCCCTGTGCCTGACTAACGGCATAGGCTCCTACCTGGCCGAGTCGGCGGTCGAATACGGCAAGCTGTCCGAGGTGGAGGCGGCCCTGCTTCAGGACCTCAAGGATACCAGGATAGAGAAGATGGCCAGGCGTAACATCATCGTCGACTCGTTCCTGCATGGCGGCTCCAGCTTTATAGGGTCGCTGGTGCCGATTTTGCCCTTCATCTTCATCCCGGACGGCATCGCGGTCTACGCATCCATTGGGCTTGCCATACTGGCGCTCGTCATGCTGGGCCTGTTTTCGGGCAGGATTTCCGGCCAGGGCTATATTAAGTCGGCCATAAAGATGGTGTTCCTTGGGGCAGTAGTAGTCATAGCGTGCAGCGCGCTCCGGTTGAGCCCATGATGCCATCTATCCTATAATGGCTTTATTTTTCCAGGCGCTTTCGCCTTCACCTCCACGGTCATCTTGAGCTCGGCCTTATCCGGCAAGCCATAATAGAGCTCGACCGTTTCATAGATGTCCTTCATCAGCTCGTTCCAGTTCTTATCGCATATGTAAATGCCTACGTTCTGCCCAACGGCACATATGTACCCGTCGCTTTTGAATATCTCGAACCTGGCCTTGATCAATGCTTGCGCCTCCCGGATATGCGGCCCCGCCTGGGCAGCTTTAGTAAAACAATTTTATATTCCTTATTTATGAATATTTCGTTACTTACGAATATACTCGTCTTTATTTATACTTTTTTTCGCAACTTATGTCTGGACCTTCAATGGTAGAGCCTGTGCCAAAGTACCTGTTCCGGATATATTGCTCGCTATGGCTTGTATTCGAGGATAAAGAATTTTCCAATGATGAAGCCGCGAAGATAATAGGAAGAGGGGAGAGGTACTCTAACCAGGCCTTGCATTATCTTAAGAAAAGCGGGTGGCTTATCACTAAAGGGTTTAACGCGGTAGACCGGAGGAAGCATATCAATAAGCTGGTCAACCCCATGACAATAATAAAAATGATTGGGGAGGCCGGTGGCAAGTCGATAGTACTGGAGCCTAAGCGAGATAAAAGATGATCTGCTCATTTTTACCCCATGGATGGCAGCAAGACCACCACGCGGACGCCCTTCGTGTAGTCGCCGGGCACCCGGTCCTCCACCCATATCCTCCCATGATAATCGTCAATGAGGGTCTTAACAAGATACAGGCCCAGGCCTTTGCCCTCCATCCTCGTCTTGCCTATACGCTCGAAAACCTTCTGCTTTCGCTCGTCTGGAATGCCGGGGCCTGTATCCTCTACCGTCACCCTGCAATAGGCCCCATCGGGCATCGTTACCTTAGACAAGGCGATATTAACGACAAGAGGGCCTGTAGAATGCTTAATAGCATTTCCAACTATATTAGAAAACACGTCTTTTAATAGCTCGTTTGCCACCGTTTTACATGCTGCCTCCGGCGCATAGCTAATCTTGATGTCCCTTCCGCTGACGTGCTGATACGCTTCCTTAACTTCTCGTAGTATGCTGCCCACCTCGACGACGGCTGGCTTAAACGCCCCCGCCTTCTCCATCTGCAGCTTTCTGACGTTATCGATAAGCTTCGAGCTGTTCCTTGCGGCTTCCATGGAGCTGGCAAGCAATTGCACATCCTCAACGCCAAGCGTCCCTCGAGACTGAAGGGCATCTATAGCCATCTCTAAAAATCCCAGCACTGCCTGGTTCATGTTGTTAATATCATGCCCCATCAGGTCTATGTAAAGCTCTGCCTGGGCCTTCGCATCCTCGAGCTCGCTCTCGGCTCGCTTGCGTATGGCTATCTCCGCGTTCAGGTCCTCTATAATCGTGGATAGCTGGGAGGTGCGCTCCTTTACCTGGCGCTCCATCTCAAAATACGATTTTTTTAGGGCTTCTTCGGCTTGCTTAAGCTTGGATATATCCTGTGCTACCAGGGATATGCCGGACACTTTTCCATCCCTATCCTTAATGGGCGATATCGTTAGCGATATATCGACCAGC from Methanocella conradii HZ254 harbors:
- a CDS encoding Nre family DNA repair protein, whose product is MSLMMDSTPIFAGRFDNPFFSGHESAGFLGERERPLCVECKGAKMLCAKARCPLLVKYYAAVRQKQFIDNAFIRGSAPGVFVGRYGYPAVSIGPLLPPILGDTSELDTPEMWLGKSIDDIVSMRSSLVRGLYRVNVKKIDHFTKIVEDLQLLSMADRPIDTSAEFYRKPAGRIELDDEVQPFGPSAPLKKMEMGNFRLDQRLEKAHYDTDLPARDAVLSLYGHDVLVTRIQRAFSMGAFGAKKSRRLVPTRQSITAVDSMIGEALVEDVKRLPIINEFRVFESWQLDNRFIVLMLPETWGYELVEAWYPDTIWNPAGRDIMVISDHELGSGRKEYARIGGCYYAARLATAEYLVKEKRQARVVILREAHSGYIMPVGVWNVRENVRAALRGPYEAFSSLEAALAYVQSRFDIPIKRWTLNSFVLKDGRFQRRLSDFGGAG
- the uppS gene encoding polyprenyl diphosphate synthase, whose translation is MNFKYFLWNLSVGWYEHIPILYRWYEHSIKKEVLRHPVPQHVAIIQDGNRRYAKKLGQPAEQGHLRGADTTEKVLEWCKELGIRQLTLYAFSTENFKRPENEKKALFDLFKYFCRKARDDRKTHESRLRIRSVGDISLLPQDVKDEIALTEAVTAGYDRFYLNIAVAYGGRQEIIDGARKMAMDVKNGTLSPESITESVVDRYLYFGAETRSQVDLIIRTGGDERTSNFLPWQASGNECAIYISAPYWPEFRKIDFLRAIRAYQIRERDHRIKLAVSMLKVKRHNGGLKMDEFKRGLASSLKIPLDEVEAIIRHPIVQKELARAS
- a CDS encoding DUF2551 domain-containing protein: MEVVTLNSSEDELVLSRIKDYLSRDKDGRRRAVLKIFLEGGPYETKDIDDKLREQHFDVKNKGTPAMVGLMGSKTGILSVDVTGDHNMYSIKEKYKRLVKEALDDTS
- a CDS encoding radical SAM protein → MSRINVDATGSMYTKMCRGCRLCCKGAKMVLFVTGACARDCFYCPLSEGRKGKDIVYANERLVKSDSDAIEEARLMSALGTGITGGEPLLRLDRTLHYIKLLKGHFGERHHIHLYTGIAPPDDVLQKLAEAGLDEIRFHPPMEEWDRFRETEFNRALNRSKDLGMDAGVEIPAIKPVPEIIAAVSKAKGFLNLNELEFSDTNYMALKERGYTLRDDTSNAAQGSEKIGHEIVLNNIANSRYCSSRFKDAVQLRERIKRVARNTARPFDEISADGTIIYGEIKGNIADALRMIKEMKTPRRLYRLYDDRIDMAWWALEGLCKARGAAGWQGSIVERYPMEGGLVVERIPL
- the mtnP gene encoding S-methyl-5'-thioadenosine phosphorylase, with the translated sequence MVKVGIIGGSGIYNPSMFDKVEEKKVRTPFGPPSDSYMLGEIDGVETVFLSRHGRGHRYSPSTLNYRANIYGMKKLGVTHVISASAVGSLREDYRPLDIVIPDQVYDRTCKRASTFFDDIVVHIGLADPFCPELSRILYEVSSKKYRTHDKGTYLCMEGPQFSTKAESNVYRKLGFDVIGMTAQPEAKLAREAEMCFAIIATVTDYDVWHEESVTISQVIENAAKNEQAVQDIIRSSVKRLADMGDCQCRHALEGAITTSENAIPASARRKLRLLISPYIKG
- a CDS encoding phosphoribosyltransferase; translation: MALPENFKCVITNWDYIYRLCRKISKDVRSSGYKPDVIVALARGGWFAGRVLCDFLNLSDLISLKIEHYTGTATAGGGPKIRYPVEENMIKGKNVLIVDDISDTGKSMMFAREYISRYSPKEVRTATLQHLLCSQTKADYVGEVLDEWAWVVFPWNFMEDMCDVTSQLMMKDSLKVWTIEDIKLGLKRHHQIEPTYFEITQPGRLTEVLEEMEYRGLIRSVGEGLWEPVVH
- a CDS encoding DUF211 domain-containing protein, with protein sequence MTGIKRLVLDVLKPHQPSILELAKAIAALKHVNGVNLSLYEVDTQTENIKITVEGVNIDFDELQRVIEDMGAVIHSIDEVAAGIKLVEEVETLQDR
- a CDS encoding VIT1/CCC1 transporter family protein, with the translated sequence MVLEESERGRYIILGTIDGILAILGIIVGLSSTTVDAGVIIKAALGGGIALCLTNGIGSYLAESAVEYGKLSEVEAALLQDLKDTRIEKMARRNIIVDSFLHGGSSFIGSLVPILPFIFIPDGIAVYASIGLAILALVMLGLFSGRISGQGYIKSAIKMVFLGAVVVIACSALRLSP
- a CDS encoding PAS domain S-box protein, which codes for MKLSYMGTRHDDGVKERPSGLKAILDRFGRMAKAVWHSIGESERSEERQARLAAIVEYSADAMISMAMDGTIATWNHGAEALYGHNAGDAIGKNISLVMPSCRQLEAGRLIEAIKSGKNIRIHDTVHMRKDGSLVDISLTISPIKDRDGKVSGISLVAQDISKLKQAEEALKKSYFEMERQVKERTSQLSTIIEDLNAEIAIRKRAESELEDAKAQAELYIDLMGHDINNMNQAVLGFLEMAIDALQSRGTLGVEDVQLLASSMEAARNSSKLIDNVRKLQMEKAGAFKPAVVEVGSILREVKEAYQHVSGRDIKISYAPEAACKTVANELLKDVFSNIVGNAIKHSTGPLVVNIALSKVTMPDGAYCRVTVEDTGPGIPDERKQKVFERIGKTRMEGKGLGLYLVKTLIDDYHGRIWVEDRVPGDYTKGVRVVVLLPSMG